The genomic window CTGCTTGGTTCGACGTCGGTGCTGGCGGGGAACTTCAATGCCGATCTGTTCCAGAAGTTGGACAAGACAAAAGAAGCACAGATCGATGTCCCGGGCAAGATCGCTGAAATCATTCCGAAGCGTGATGCAGGATCGTTTTCGACGGAAGAGATCACGGGAGGACACACGATTCTGAAGATCGTCAATCCTGAACAGTTTTGGAAGGTGAACCGGCTGGTGATCATCTCGAAGTAGTTTCGACAATGCTCTTGGTATGAACAATGCGCCCGGCCAGAAGGTCGGGCGCTGTTATTTCTGAGAAGCAGATGGAATCGAGGATGGGCTGCGCCCCTATGATCGTTTGTGTTCCAGGTACCGTTTCACTTCGGTGGCCACGACCAGCTCTTCGTTCGTCGGTATGACCGCAAGTTTGATTCTCGAAGAGTCGTGGGAAATGAGCCCTTCAGGGGGATTCGAATTGTTCTTTTCCTCGTCGAGCACGATCCCGAGGTTCTCCATGTTTGAGGCGATTGCTTTCCGTATGCGGACGGACTTTTCCCCTGCACCGGCGGTGAACACGATGCAGTCTGCACCATTCAGTGCCACCAGGTACTCTCCAATGTATCTCTTCACGTTGTACACAAACGTGTTGAACGCGAGCTCGCATCGCTTGTCTCCGTTGTCCATCCCTTGCTCGATATCCCGGAAGTCGCCGCTGGTTCCCGAGATTCCGTAGATCCCTCCTTTGGACATCAGGATCTTGCCAATCTGTTGCACTGACAGATTCTCCTGTTCCATAAGATACAACAGTCCAAATGGGTCAAGATCGCCCACTCGTTTCGCGTTCGGCAACCCGCTTTGCGGGCTCATCCCCATCGAGGTATCGATCGACCAGCCGTCTTTGATCGCACAGATGGAAGAGCTCCCGCCGAGGTGGCAGGAAATGACTTTCTGCGCGCCAAATAGCTCCTTCGCCCGCATTCCGATGTATCGGTGAGAGGCCCCGTGGAATCCGTATTTGCGAATCCCATGCTTTTCGTAATACTCATAAGGGATTGCATAGAGGTACGCCTCGGGCGGAACGTTGACGTGGAAATGGGTTTCGAAGAGGCCTATGCGCGGAATCGATGGAAGGAGGCTCTGAAATACAGATATCGCCAGCAGGTAGATGTCTGTATGGACGGGTGCGAGCGAGCGATAGGCCTCCATCGCTTTGAGCACATCGTCCGATAGTTCAACGCATCCTGTGACACCTTTTGCGTGGACAGTTTTGAAACCAACGGCGGCGAGGTCGTCAATGAGGTGTGCATCTTTCATCGACCTCAAGGTCAGGTTAACAGCTGCAGGGTAGTCGGGCACGGGCTGCGTGAATACCATCTTCTCTCCGCCGGCACGATTGAATGTGTAGATCCCTTCCTTGTCGCCGATTCGTTCCACGTTCGCCTGGAACAGGACCTGCATGGTAGTGAGATCGTACAGCTTGCACTTGAACGAGGTGCTGCCCGGGTTTGCAATGAGAAGGGTCATAGAGTGTCACCGTTGCGAAAGTACTGAAAGCATACCGGACGGAGGCCCAAGCACGAAATCCTGAATCCGAAATCTCAAACAAATTCGAAATCCGAAGCACCAATCCACAGGCAATGCGTTTTGAATTTCGACATTGATTTTTAGGATTTGTTTTGAATTTCGATATTCGGATTTCGGATTTGCGGGATACGTATTGTCTTGGTGTCAGCGTTTCGAAAGCTTTGATATCACCTGTTCCGCAATCTGACGAATCTTCTGTTCGCTGACGGCTTCGTTCGAAGATTTCGGCTCATATGACTCCGAATGGCTGCTCGGCATCGGCGTCGCATCGCAAGAGGTTATGCGCCCCGGCAGGTTGAACTTGTCGCGCAGCGTCATCAAGCGGTCGCGTTCTCGTTCGGGAAGGACGTTCATGTTCCCCAACTGGATGGCTTTCCAGACGATATTTGCAGTGTGCTCGAGCGTCTCGAGTTTGTGATACGCGTTGAGAAGATCACTGCCGAGCGTCAGCGTGCCATGATTCTGAAGGAGAATGGCATCAGAGTTCTGTATGAGGTCGCGAATGCTGTCTGGAATCTCCATGGTTGAAGGGAGTCCGTACGGTGCCAGGGGGACGGCACCAATCACGATGATTGCTTCAGGAAGAACGCACTTGTTGAGGGGTATTCCGGCCACTGCAAAACTTGTGGCGTAGGGGGGATGTGCGTGGACGACTGCCTTGACGTCGGGACGTGTCTTGTATACCTCCAGGTGCATCATCACTTCGCTCGAAGGGCGGAACTTCGAGTGACCGGAGACGGCTTTTCCCGACCGGTCGACCTTGATGATCATGTCCGTGGTCATGAATCCTTTGCTCACACCTGTCGGCGTTGTGAGCAATTCGCGGTCGTTCAGGACGGCCGTGATATTACCGTCGTTTGCCGCCACATACCCGCGGGCCCAGATTCGCTTGCCAATTTCGACAAAAAGCCTTCGCAGTTCCTGTTCATCCTGCATCGCTTCGTTTCCTTCCAACTATGAATAACAGCTCACGCAAAGTCGCCAAGATGCAAAGAAGGACTTCTTACTTTTCTAGCGGCTTTGTGTCTTTGCGTGAGAATCTCGTCTTGTCAAAGTGCTCTCTGATGGGTTCTATATCAAATCTCGTAGAACGTCTTCGTGTGGATTCTTGATGAGCACATAGCCCGCCAGCATGCCGTCTTGCCTCACCGCTTCTACCGCCGGTTGCACCGCAGCTTCCAAGGCGGCTATGTCACCCGTCATTACGACGATTCCCTTCCCGCCAACCGCCATAGCGACATGAACTCTTATGAGGTCGAGGTCGGCTTCCTTGACAGCGCAATCGGCAGCCTTGATCGCCGATGCGACGGAAAAGGTTTCGATGATCAGCATAGCCGGGATTTTCGAACCGAGTTTTGTCTCGAAAAGCGTCGTGCCGCTGATTGCCGGGAAGACCCGCGGATCGACCCTCGGTATAACAGTCAGGTTGACGACAGAGAACCCTCCGACTTCGCGTGCGACGTTGATAGCGGTTTCGACGTCGCCTACCGCTCCACGCAAGATCATCAGATACTTACCCGAGCAGATCGACCGCGCAACCAGCTTCTCCACGTGTGCTTGTTTCAGCACCTCATCCTGGACGTGGTAACCCTTGTAGATGCTTGCCAACTCAATGATGCCGAGCGCGTCTCTTGTTTCCATCATGCTCTCTCGATAGTAATTTCATCGGCCGAAATCTTCTTCACAATGCCGTCGATTGACGCGTGCACGGTGCAGGAGATCTCCGAAGATGCATTGCCGATCACATCATACCTTTTCACACGGTCGCCTTCCCTCACCGCCGGTCGAGCCGGGGTCCCGGCGTGCTGCCGAAGGGGTACACGGACAACGATCGGATGTATATCAAGCTGCCTGAGGGGACCCTCGTCCCGGAACATGTTGACGTCGAGCCGCTGCTTCAGCTTCGCCACCGGCACTTTGCGGTAGTCGAACATCGGATGGACAGCCGGTTGCTCTCCGCTCCCCGCCGGTTTCTGAGACTTCGCCAACCGCTTGTCAATGAGTGTTGCTCCCTTGGGATCCAAACCTTCCGGACAAGCGTACATCGTGCAAAGATTGCACTCGCAGCAGGAGAGATTCCCCGGGTTTGTCAGCGGCAGATCCTTACGCGTGAACATCCGGTTGCGCATCGCCAATTCAGGCCGAACGGGATGGCCGAGCAGGTATCTCGGACACAATTCAGTGCAGAACGAACATTGATCGCATCCCGCCTTCGCAATGATGTCTACTGCGTGATCCGAACTGAACCGACGATACATCGTGACGCAATGGTGGTCGGCCGGCAGAACGATGAGCGCAGATGTTCTTTTCGATACGACCTTGCTGAGGTTTTCCTCGAGGATGCCCATCATCAAACCGCCTGATCGTACCACATACTCTTCGGCGGTTATCTTGAAATGCGAGAGGACCTCCGCGTACGACGTCCCGACCGGCACCTCGACGGTGGCGGGCTGTTCGATCGCCCCGGCGACGGAGACGAATTTGGTTACCACCGGCTTGTGCGTGCCGATATTGTAAAGCGTTTCGACGTTCTGAACGACGCATCCGACGGAAAGGGGGAGGGCGCCTGGCGGGACGATTCTCCCGGTGGTCATGTAGATGAGCGTTACTTCATCCCCCGCGGGATAGACATCTTCGATCGGCTGAACCCTGCAATTGCCCGAAACCTTTGATTCAAGCAGCCGGATTTCTTCGTGATGCTTCTCTTTGATCCCGATGATTCCTTCCCGGGCGCCTGTGAGCTGCATCGCATCATTGAATCCTTCGAGCACCCTGTCGGCGTGTCTCCGAAGGATCTGCATATCTTTGTGCAGCAGCGGTTCGCATTCCGCCGCGTTCATGATAATCGTGTCGGGGTTGGAATTCAGCTTGACGTGAGTGGGGAACCCCGCTCCACCGGCACCGATAATACCGCAATTCTGAATCTCCTTGATGGTCAACAACAAGCTCCTGCCGCTGCTATTCTGTGTACTCGATCTTGTCAACGATTGCCATGATCAGCGTTCTGATCGGCGCGAAATCAATATGGAAGACGTCCCGTGCGACACCCGGAGCGCCGCCGCACACAACGATGTCACCGATGTTGGCACCCACATAGTCGATGGCGACCCATTCTGCTCCTTTGGGCTTCCCGTCGGGATTGACGGGTTGGACAACGTAGACGGTCTTGCCGTCATACGCCTTATGTTTCGCTGACGAGATAACTTTCTTTTCGACTCGTGCGAGGAACATCAGGCAATCTCCTCCACCAATTCGACGATGCTCGCATTGACCGGCGCGAAGCCGGTTTCAAACGCCTGTGTCGCGTCCGTGCTGGTCACGTACACAACCGTGTCCCCCCCCGTGGCGAGGTTCAACGGATCCGCGGCCACGAGCGGAAGATCAGTCGCTTTCAAGTCCGACGAGACCGGCTGGACAATGCAGAGACGGCACCCTTTGAGTTCGGGTGCCTTCTTCGACGCCCAGACGACCCCGATCACGATCCCAAGCTTCATTTCCGGCCTTGAGCGGAGTGCGTGATCTGAAGATCGTCGATGATGGCCATAATGACCGCGTCGATCGGCGCGTTCTTGGTTGCCTCGGTCATCCGGGCGGAAGACCCGTACGAGAGAAGAACGAAGCACCCCTCGCCTGCCTGCACCGCGTCGACGGCGACATGGTACGTGCTCAGAGGTTTCCCCTTGTGGTCAACTTCTTTGCACAAGAGGAGTTTCTTCCCGTTGAGGTTCTCGTCCTTCTGCGTCGAAATGACTGTTCCGACTACTTTCGCGAATATCATGGGTCCTCAGCCTTTGAGTGACTTGTCGATCTCTTCAACCGGACGCGGGATAACCAGATGGGAAACGACCTCCCCGATCTTGGAAGCGGCATCTGCGCCGGCTTCGATTGCAGAACGGACGGACGCGACGTCTCCTTCGATCAGAAACGAAACATATCCGCTTCCGACTTGGCGCCATTCCACCAGTTCCACGTTGGCCGCTTTGATCGCCGCGTCTGCACCCTGGATCAACGGTGCAAATCCTTTTGTTTCCAGTATCCCGATTGCGCTTTTTGCTGCCATGGTGTTATCTCCTTGCTTCGATGATGAATTGATTCAAACTCTGTTGAAGAATCACGCAAAGCCGCAAAGTCTTCAATTCCGATCCGCGCGGTTCTTTGCGTCCTTTGCGCCTTTGCGTGAAATTTCCCGCGACTATACAAACCGCAGTGCGCCGTGCGTCATAATGCGGCGCTTGCGGACGAAATTCAACGGAGTACAAATTCCCTCTCCGGTCGGTGTGGCAATGGTGTGGGAGAAGTACCCTTCGCCCAGGTCTCCGCCGTCGCCCCGAAGCGTCCCGCCGTTGATGGTTTGAACATCACAGTCCATTACGCGCGTGTACGTCGTGGCGCGGTTCATATCCCGCGTAAAAATGCCGGCCGTGTGCCTGAAGCCGTGCTCTGCCTTCAGCGACGCCTGCAGCCCGTCTTCAAAGTCCTTGACCCTGACGACCGGGATGCACGAGGTCATCTGTTCGGCAACCACCCAGGGATGCTGCCGGTCGGTTTCGCCAAAGAGGAGCGGCACTTCGTCGGAGAGATTGAGCCCGATTGCTTCCCCGAGCACATTCGCATTTCGCCCGACGTAATCGCGGCCGATGAGCCAGTGCTTGCCCGACAGGTGCAGAGCGATCTTTGCCAGCGCGTCCATTTGGTTCGTGGTCAACCGCACGTTTCCAGCCTTCTGCATCTCGCCCATGAACTGCTCGAAGACGGATTCGACAACGAAGATCTCCTTTTCTGCTATGCAGAGGACGTTGTTGTCGTAACTGGCGCTTTGTGTGATCTCGCTCGCAGCGAGAGCCAGATCGGCCGTCTCGTCAATCAGCACCGGAGGATTTCCAGGTCCGGCTGCGATGACTTTCTTGGGGCAATTCATCGCCATCGCAACCATCTCAGGTCCGCCCGTGACCGAAAGAAGATCGACATGTTCATGATTGAAGAGTGTTTTGGCGGTCTCGAGCGTTGGTTCTGCGACGCAGGTGACAAGATTCTCGGGAGCCCCTGCCTTCACCATATACTGATTTGCGAGCTGTATGACTCTGGCGTTAACCCGTTTGGCGGCTGGATGCGGATTGAACGCGATCGTGTTTCCTCCTGCGAGCTGAATGATGATATTGTTGATCATCGTGGGACCGGGGTGCGTCGCCGGGGTAATGTTGCCGATGACGCCGAATGGTGCGTATTCATCCAATGCCAGACCGTTGCGGCCAGACCATGCCTGCGGATCCAGATACTCGACGCCGGGGCTGTTTTTTGCAGCGTTGACGAGTTTCGCAGTCTTGTGATTGACGCGTCCCATTCGGGTCTCTTCAACCGTCATTCTCGCAAGCTCGTCTTTGTGGTCCATCGTCATCTGCCGGACCGCATCAGTGATCTTTTTCCGGCACTGTTTGCTGCGAGTCTTGTACGATTGAAAAGCCTCGTACGCCGCTTCGACCGCATCATTCATGTCGTTGAAGACACCCCAGTCACCTTTCCCGCCCGCCGGGGAGGCCGTCGGGGCATCAAGCTGCTGAACAACCTGGCGTACAACCTGCTCCACCAGTTCTTTTAATTGAGCATCATTGATGTTCACTCTGGACCTCGATTATTTTCCACCCTTTTTTCCGGACGTCAGCGGTTCGATAGGAAACTGTTCGGCCAGTTTGTCCGAAGGACGCGGAATGACAAGCGAGCATGCGACGTTGCCGATACCCTTCGCAGCAGTCACGCCGGCATCGACCGCCGCCTTCACCGCCGCAACTTCTCCCCGCATCACAATGCACACTCTGCCGCCGCCGACCTTGATCCACTTGCCGAGTTTCACGTTTGCCGACTTGACTGCGGCATCAGCTGCCTGAACGGCAGATGTAAAACCAACCGTTTCGATTATTCCCAATGCATCGATCATTGTTCCGTCTCCTTATTTTTCGATTCCGAGTAATGCAAACACGTCTTCGTGCGCCGAAGGAATGATATTCGTGCTGACCAATTCTCCCACCTTTGCTGCTGCCTCAGCGCCAGCTTCCACAGCCGAACGAACAGCGCCGACTTCCCCGCGGACGAGAACAGTCACGAACGCGCTCCCGATCTCGACTCTCTTGACAAACTCCACGTTCGCCGTCTTGAGCATGGCGTCGATGGCCTGTATAGCTCCGGTGTTTCCGCGCGTTTCGACAAAACCCAAGGCTACTCGCGACATTGGACCTCCTTTAGTTTGTTTTTGGTATGTTCTTCAGTATCAGATTCTTTTTCCTCATGAGATCTCTCGCTCCGGGCGTGACCACCGTCCCGGTTGGCACAGCGATCTCTTTGACTTCCGGCGTGAGCGACAGCAGGTGGCTCTCAAGGAGAACCGGGCTCCGAAAACCGCTCATGTCGATGACATAGACAGAGGCACTCGGGGGAGAGGCCGGTTTGAGAGCACTCATCTTCGGTGGACCGAAATCCACCTTGACTCCACGCCTTGAAAGCTCGGCCAGGACTTCGGCCACGACTTTGTTCACCAGTTCTTCAATTGACAGGTTTGTCACTTTTTGGCACCTGGGTTACTCTTTCTATAGACGTACGTTGATCCTTCCGAAACGGAATCAACGATGCCCACGATGGTATTGTCGGTTGCCACGTTGGCCGTTCTCGATGTCATTCGTGCGGAGGAAGACGCGCAGAGAAGCACGACGTCTCCGTCGCCCGCATTGACTGTGTCGATACAGGCCGCAGTTTTCCCCGTATCCGAAAGTGTTTCGTCAAGATAGCTCACGACGAGAATCGGCAGCCCCTCGACGTTTCCTTCCTTCCTGGTTGAGACAACCTTTCCGATGACTTTTCCTATCTTCATCTGTCATTTCCCATTTTGCCCAAGAATTCGACAAATGTCTCATCCCTGACATTTGCCGCGTTGGCATCGTCTGTATCAAGATGTATCTGAATTTTCCAGTTGTCATTCGTTCGCACAAGAACGTTTTCAAACGTCGTTGGCTTTTCCCCGCCGATACGCACTTTGCAGTACTCGCCCTCCTTCACGCCAAGTCGTGCGGCATCGTTCGTCGTCATGTGGAGATGCCGGTTGGCGACGATCGCGCACTTTTCCAGGTACACCGATCCGTTCGGACCTACCAGGGTCAACGGCGCTGCGTCGTTGAGGTTCCCCGAGTTGGTGACAGGAGGGTCGATGCCAAGGAACACCGCGTCCGTGAGAGAGACTTCAACCTGGTCATAGTTTCTGAGAGGTCCAAGAATGCGGACGCCAGGGATGCTCCGTAACTTTGGCCCAACGACTGTCAATGTGTGGATCGATGCAAACTCCCCCGGCTGATAGAGCGGACGCATCGATTCAAACTCAGTGTTGTCGCCGAAGAGCTGATGGAAAGTCTTTGAAGTGAGGTGGATATGGCGGTTTGAGATACCGAGCGGGATGCGCAGAGACTGCAACCCCGAATCCGGCGTTGAATTCCCACCCCTCGGTTCGGATTGTAGAACGGCGTGAATAGACTTCACTATGACGTCAATGAGTTCTTCTTGCGGAACTGTACCAGTCCCGCTCGCGCAAGAGCAGTGCTCATTTTTGTTCAATCTCTGAAACTCCTGCCGTGTTCGTGAACAGGCGGTGACAGTACGGTGCGGGGAGGACAACTGTGGACGATAGATTATTCAACATGCAGACACTGAATTCGTCCGCTTCCAATCTGTCAATGTATAAGCTAAAAGTCAACCCGGACGAGATCAGATTCTCGCGCGCGGTGACGCAGATTGTTGAGTGTGAGAAATAATCGGACGATGTCAGATTCTGCAATGCGCTTTTTCAGTCAGGAAACGGTTTCCCTTCGTCGAAGGTGGCGTTTCACTAACGCAACGGCGTTTCGCTCTACTCGGATTCACTGGTTGATGCAGCAGTTGATAATCGAGTAGGTGTGTTGCGATTGGGAAGGGAGGATGAGAAAATAAGAAGGGCTGTCCCAAATGTAGGTCGAAATGTCATTTCGACCACGACGAGAATTCTGAATTCGACGCAATTGAAAGAATCTCTGCAGCAACTCTAGAGGTCAATGGTACTTTTGGGACAGCCCCATTTCTCCCCTTGGCGAAAATGATGAGACACTGCGTCAGAAGTTCTTGTGCACGATCTTCGCCGGATCAAATCCGTTGAACCGCGTCGTCGATGCTGTGCCGTAGGCGCCGATGTTGACGGTGTACAGAAAGTCGCCCACTTCCAGATTCGCGGGGAGTTCCGCCGAGAGAGTGATCTTGTCGAAGCTGTCGCACGTTGGTCCAACCACTGCACAAATCTCCGGCGGGCCTTCTTTGAAGGCGTGGAAATTTGGAATCCAGTGGTCGTACACCACGCCGGAGTAGGAATGATACACACCGTCATTGATGTGGTAGAAAATCTTGCCGGCTCTCCGGGCTTTCCCGACGATCTCCGCAACGAGCGACGCGGAGGTGGCTGCGATGAATCGTCCCGGTTCAGCAAGGATTTCGATGTCTTCCGGAAAGAGGCGCTCGAACTCTGAGTTCAACAAGTTCGCCAGTTTCGCGAAGTCAGGAACCTGCGGGTCGTACGGAACCGGGAATCCGCCGCCGATGTCCAGCAGGTTCAACCCGTACCCTTTCTTCCGCGCGTCATTGAAAAGTTCGGACGCGATCGACAGCGCCGCGGTGTAATTGTCGAAGTTGGTGCACTGACTGCCGACGTGGAAACTGATTCCCTCGACCTTCAGCCCCGCGTTGAATGCTTCGTCAATCAGGTCGGCCGCTTCTCCAGGCTCGACGCCGAACTTCGTACTCATCTCCACCTGTGATCCCGTATCCGGCACTTTGACACGAATGACGAGTCCGGCGGTGTTACAGTGTTCTTTCAGTTTCTTCACTTCTGCGGAATTGTCGTACGTCACCAGCGGCTTGTACTGCTTGATCTTCGCCAGTGTGTGGCGATCCTTGATGGTGTTGGAGAAGATGATCTTGTCCCAGACAAAGTACTTCTTCTGCTGCTTTTCGAAGTGCTTGATGTATTGATAGACCTGCATGAACTCATTGTACGACGCGACGTCGAAGCTTGAACCTTCCTTGAAGAGGGTCTCGATGATCTGCTGTGTCGAGTTCGCCTTCACCGCGTAGTAGCACTGGACCCTCGGAAGATGCTTCTTGAAGGTCCGATAATTAGCCCGAATGATATCGTGATCAATGATGCAGACCGGCGTGCCGTCTTCCGCGGCAAAGTTCAAGAGTTCATTTTCTGAGATCAAGAGTTTCTCCATTAGTCCGTGAAAGGGAAAATCCTAAGCCCATGTATCGAAGCACCGGCCAGGGTTCCCTTCGTGCTTCAGATGTCGAGTTTATTTAGAGTTTCGTGTTTCGAATTTCCGATCTTGACGGCGTGCCATCAAGGCTTCAGAGTCTTCATCATCCCGGACAGCTCACCAACTTCCTGATTGTTCTCCAGATAAGAATCGATGAGCTTTTGACGGAGTTCGTCGCCGCGTTCATACAGCCGCTTCAGCTTCTTCGGCTTCGTTGTCTGGATCACGTATGCAGCGAGGAGCGGGAACGCCACCGTCACGTCAACGTAGGCAGTCACCGTTTCTTCGAGTTTGGTCGGATCGATCTTGCCCCAGCTGACCGCTTCGCTCGGCGGTGCGCCGGAGAGTCCGCCGGTGTCGGGGCGTGCATCGGTGATGTTGATGTCATAGTCCTGTCCTGCCTCGGGAATCATCAGCACTTCCTGGATTTGCGGCTCTGTCTGCAGCAGGAAGTTCTTGGGGCTGCCTCCGCCGATCAAGAGAACGCCGGTTTTCCCCTTCTCGTATCTTTTGGCATTCAGGATGATCGCCGTTGAATCATTCACGTCGATGCTGGGGTTGATCTTCAGCTTGAAATGATCCTTCAGCCCCTTCGCTTCGGCCAGTAGTTCCAGTCCGGCTACGTTCATACCGATCGTCGAATCGCCGGGAGAGGAGGTGAAGACCGGAATGCCGTTGCGATAGGCTGCCGCCAGAACGCTCACTTCTCCGAGCTTGTTCTTCTTTTCATACTCGTTGACGACCTTGCCGAGATGGTGGTAGAATTCTCTCGTTCCCATCTCCTTCTGAAATTCGGGGCGCAGCATGATCTTGCGCAGCACCCGGTCGGTCGCCATGAGGACGTCCTGGTAATCGAACAGGATGTCGTAAATTCTCGTGACGCCTTTGTCGCGCAGATCTGCGTCGTCGACGTTGTGGCTCCCTCGGTACATCGGCATGTTGAACGCGAAATGGAGGTCGTGATACATGTTCGCGCCGGTGGCGACGAACCAATCGACGAACCCGTGGTTCATCAATGGAATGATCGTTGACGGCCCGAGGCCGGCAGGGGTCAGCGCCCCCGCAATGCTGACACCGATCGTAACGTCTTTCTGAGAATACTTGTCGCGCATCAGTTGACACGCCGCACGCAATCTCCCGCCGTTGTAGGCGTCCATGTTGTCGATAATCGAAGGCAGGTCGCTCTTCTTCGTCACGGCCTTCGGAAGAACGCGTTTGCCGGATAAGTACTCATTCTTGCTGTGATGGTGTTTCATCTTGTGGTCCATTCTTCTGCCTTTCGTTCGATGATGCCCGTCACCCGAAGGTGCCGATCATTTTCTGTTTTTGATATTGGATGGCCCAAAAATAGCGTGAAATGAGACGATATGCAATGGGTTTTGAGTGTCGCCAGCTAACAGCTAATCGCTAAAAGCTAACAGCCGGCGCCTGATTGCTCTGTTGCCTTTCTTCCCGATCTGCAGTAGCTTTCCCCGGTCATTAATTCCTCTCTGCCGACATCCCGAAAGTCGAAGAATGAAACTGATCACCAAAATTGTTCTGCTTCTTCTCCTCGTTCACCTGGTCGCTTCATTGCTCTGCGCGCAGGAGAAGCACCTTCTGGGCGGAGCGGTCAGTGCTGAACAGCTCAAGAAGTCCATCGCCTCGACCGCCGCCTGGCACCCTTTTCCGAAGCAGTCTGAAAGGGGAGAGTGGTCACGGATCAGTGAACCGCTCAGGAAGGCCTACATTGCACAAGCCGAATTGTATCTGAACGCTTCCTGGCAGACTCCTAAAGCGACCGACTTCCTGGAGTATGTCCGGAACGGCAACAGATCGAGGTACCAGGCAATATCGTACGGCCGGCGGGAACAGCTGGCAGCGCTTGTTCTGGGAGAATGCATGGAAGGGAAGGGGCGCTTCCTCGATGATATCATGAACGGAGTCTGGACGATTTGTGAAGAGACCTACTGGGGTGTGCCCGCTCACGTAGGCTTACAAAAGAGAGGACCGGGGCTGCCTGATGTGTCCGAACCGACAGTCGATTTGTTTGCCGCCGAAACGGGGATGCTGATCGCATGGACCTACTACCTCGTCGGTGACGAACTGGCCCGTATCTCACCTCTCGTTACCGAACGGATGCGTACAGAAGTCCAACGACGCATACTCTCAGTCAATCTTGCCCGGGATGATTTCTGGTGGATGGGATTTAACGCTACCGTCAATAACTGGAATCCGTGGATCTGCTCCAACTGGCTCACAGCTGTATTGGTGTTCGAGGATGATCCTGACCGCAGGGCCGCATCCGTGCACAAGATCCTGCGCTGCCTGGATAATTTTCTTGACCCGTATCCACACGATGGCGGATGTGACGAGGGCCCGGCGTACTGGGGCCGCGCAGGCGGTTCGCTCTTTGACTGTCTGGAACTGCTCCAAAGCGCTTCCAACAATGCCATCAACGTTTTCGACAAGCCGTTGATCAAAGAAATCG from Ignavibacteriales bacterium includes these protein-coding regions:
- a CDS encoding BMC domain-containing protein is translated as MIDALGIIETVGFTSAVQAADAAVKSANVKLGKWIKVGGGRVCIVMRGEVAAVKAAVDAGVTAAKGIGNVACSLVIPRPSDKLAEQFPIEPLTSGKKGGK
- a CDS encoding BMC domain-containing protein is translated as MSRVALGFVETRGNTGAIQAIDAMLKTANVEFVKRVEIGSAFVTVLVRGEVGAVRSAVEAGAEAAAKVGELVSTNIIPSAHEDVFALLGIEK
- a CDS encoding EutN/CcmL family microcompartment protein, producing the protein MKIGKVIGKVVSTRKEGNVEGLPILVVSYLDETLSDTGKTAACIDTVNAGDGDVVLLCASSSARMTSRTANVATDNTIVGIVDSVSEGSTYVYRKSNPGAKK
- the pduL gene encoding phosphate propanoyltransferase, encoding MKSIHAVLQSEPRGGNSTPDSGLQSLRIPLGISNRHIHLTSKTFHQLFGDNTEFESMRPLYQPGEFASIHTLTVVGPKLRSIPGVRILGPLRNYDQVEVSLTDAVFLGIDPPVTNSGNLNDAAPLTLVGPNGSVYLEKCAIVANRHLHMTTNDAARLGVKEGEYCKVRIGGEKPTTFENVLVRTNDNWKIQIHLDTDDANAANVRDETFVEFLGKMGNDR
- a CDS encoding type III PLP-dependent enzyme, yielding MISENELLNFAAEDGTPVCIIDHDIIRANYRTFKKHLPRVQCYYAVKANSTQQIIETLFKEGSSFDVASYNEFMQVYQYIKHFEKQQKKYFVWDKIIFSNTIKDRHTLAKIKQYKPLVTYDNSAEVKKLKEHCNTAGLVIRVKVPDTGSQVEMSTKFGVEPGEAADLIDEAFNAGLKVEGISFHVGSQCTNFDNYTAALSIASELFNDARKKGYGLNLLDIGGGFPVPYDPQVPDFAKLANLLNSEFERLFPEDIEILAEPGRFIAATSASLVAEIVGKARRAGKIFYHINDGVYHSYSGVVYDHWIPNFHAFKEGPPEICAVVGPTCDSFDKITLSAELPANLEVGDFLYTVNIGAYGTASTTRFNGFDPAKIVHKNF
- the speY gene encoding deoxyhypusine synthase, whose translation is MKHHHSKNEYLSGKRVLPKAVTKKSDLPSIIDNMDAYNGGRLRAACQLMRDKYSQKDVTIGVSIAGALTPAGLGPSTIIPLMNHGFVDWFVATGANMYHDLHFAFNMPMYRGSHNVDDADLRDKGVTRIYDILFDYQDVLMATDRVLRKIMLRPEFQKEMGTREFYHHLGKVVNEYEKKNKLGEVSVLAAAYRNGIPVFTSSPGDSTIGMNVAGLELLAEAKGLKDHFKLKINPSIDVNDSTAIILNAKRYEKGKTGVLLIGGGSPKNFLLQTEPQIQEVLMIPEAGQDYDINITDARPDTGGLSGAPPSEAVSWGKIDPTKLEETVTAYVDVTVAFPLLAAYVIQTTKPKKLKRLYERGDELRQKLIDSYLENNQEVGELSGMMKTLKP